CGGTGATGTACATATCCCTCGGGTCAATCGCTTCCTTCTTCTCCATGGTATTTGCCTTAGTCTTTATAGCTTTACTATCAAAATACATAGAGTGGAGTGCTGTATGGAACATGGGAATTCTGATTTCCATTTTGGAAGAGAAACATGGTGATGTAGCATTGATAATCTCAGCATATCTAAGCAGAGGTAGCAGGCAACGTGGATTTCTTCTAATGCTAGTGTATTTTGTGTGGAGGTTTGCCTTAAGATTGGGATGCGTTTACGTGGGATGGGACAAGGGAGGAAGTGAAGTTGCAGTCACAGTAGTGCATGCTAGCCTTGTTTGTTTGGCCAAAATGTGGCTGTGGCTGATATTCATGGTTTACTTCTATGATTGTAAGAAGAAACGTCTGCATGAAAAAATTGATGTGGAGGGAGGACAATAGGAGAGTACTTGAGGGCACTAGGCAGCATTGATATTGGCATATTGCAGTCGAGCCCTTGTCCCTTTTGGCACCATTTTCATTGCTGTAATGGCcaaacttccttttcttttgttggcCAGCCAAGGCTGGTGGGTGTCTCGCTCTGAATATTTCATGGCATGGATTTGATTCCTGTTTCCTTTTGCTTCCTATTTTCAATGCTTGCTATTTATTGTCTGCTTTTCCCCTATTCAGCTTACTTTGTTAATGAATTTTCTCTACGTTtgtgaaaggataaaaaaagacattgatTACTTTTGGGTGTTTATTTCTGACGCAGCTTTAATGGTtatgattgagaaaaaaaatttagaaaaagaatttttagTTGTAATTAGTTGgttttagatatatatttaataaaaatgatggttgaagtttatgtatagtaaaaacatgtataaaatatttggataaaatattttagttttttacaaACAGTTAAAAAGAGACCaataaagaatatttaaaaaatttaattaaaaaaatatataaaaattgctGCACAAAACCTGTAATTTAAACTCAATATTTTTAGTCGATCCCGTGTTATAAAACTGAGTTTAATACGATACCAAACATGTTATTGTGTTTATTTCACCGTTAATGTAAAGTTtagtgaaaaacaaatatactctTAATATTTGAGTCAATGCCTCGGCTGCCCggttggtttaaaatttaaattgatttttaatttaatttaattttttttattttgcaaactTAGTTGATCTAAGTTAGAAGAgtcaattctaaaaatttattttcagtaattaaaaatttatccaATTCCCttgacaaataataaaataaaatgccacCCACCAATTAtatagctctttttttttttcaatattccaagttcatactattttattaaaaagatattagatAAACCCAGCACATAAACCAAATCATTATGAGTTTAATCCACCACAGAGACAATTCACCTAGTGATATTTCCTTTTAGAGTTTCAGTTTAGGATAGAGTTAGCAAAATCCATTTTCCtgtcttttttagaaaattacatgacatgatattttaattaaatatgtaatttttttttcaatttatagtattctaaattttcattttttaaagtaatcATTAGTCGAATCTAGCACACCAGCCAACTCGATCCAGCACCATTCGAGCTCACCTGGTAATGTTTccttttggatttttaattaattcaaggtAGAACGAgagaattgttttttctttctttctttttttggggaAAATTATTGTAAAGATTATTAGACAAGTTCTTTTTTAAGACGTCGGTTCACTACAAACCCAATTATTCacctaattaataatatttcctTTTCAAGCTTTTAATCCctttatttttccattaaattatataatatgttGAGTTGGATAGATTAATAAAATGttcataaattcattttaattcatattcAAGACTAATTTAGCACATAGACTAATAACTCACTgcgaatttttctttttaaactccCAGACCTGCATAACcagaaaatcaattttcttggaaaaattacataaaatgtTGAGTTGGACATATTCACAAATTAATCATCCTGTTTCATCCCACCAATTATAGatgaaaatctttttaataCATTGTAATCTAAATCTTTAATCAtttactcaaaataataattttacacaCAGAACAACTCGTAACGAGCTCGTTCCACCACGAACCTGGTTAACCCAACAATTTCCTCTAATCCTATCCAAATCATGGAGAGGATACAGATTGGATTATAAATAGTCAAATTatactaacaaaaaaatcactCTTCTTTGCTTCTCATTTACTGTGTTCTTGGTTCTTAGTGTCTGTTattgctcttgtttttttttttttttttaacatggcaTACCGCAAAAGATCTCCATGCCATGATGCTAGGAGCAGGACTTACCCAAAAATATCACAAACACAAAGCGGGAGTAGGCCTGTTCCGAAATGGGAGAAGGAATTCTGCCTCCGAGTAGGCGGAATGCAATGGAAAGATTTCTTGAAAGCCAAGAAATACATCTTGCCAACAGGGAAGATCATGCTGTGGGATGACACTGAAGGGAAGGAGTGCTTCTACAACGCTAAGTGCAGGTTTTGGGCACTCAAATTCGGTCACGCCCGTAATTACAAAATACACTATCAAAATCCTGAcaaatatattgataaaattgACTGGAATTCTGAAGTCGATCCTCAACTTTTAATGGGACTGGAAGCAGCACTTGAGCCAGTGCCTTATGATGACAAGGAGAAGAATCCTGTTGTTTCTGTAGAAGAAATCAAGCCAACAGGATGGGATGTGTGTGAAGATTGGCAAGGACCTAGGTGCTTGACAGGCTTGATTGTTGGAGACAAAGAGGATGGACACTGCATGGGACAACAAGAACTTGCTAATTGTTCGAcaattaattagtgattttatgGGATTTTCAAGTTGGATGATTAGCCTATTTGCACGCCCATCttctttctaattttcttttttttaaaaaaaaaaaactgatgggTTCTGATGAAAATTTAGTTAAACATATTCAAGTCTCGCTAATCATGTATTTTGCTGTTAAGCTTATATATTAATCCTTTAAATAAATTACAGTCTTAAGGAGATTTAACTTTGCAAATCCCTATTTAAATATCCAATTATGCACCAGtaatttttctgtattttttgttttgggtcaGTGTTCTTGATATGTATAGCTGTCCCTTTTGCTACCTTACTAATCAAGCATGGTATTTTTCTATGTAAAAAATTAGCAAACATCGTCTCCCtgaaaaaattagggtttgaaAAATTGATCTACAGTAGTTGATAGTTCTTCCCTTGAAAAGTTTAGGGGAGAAAAAATCAGCGGGAAAAggataaaacaatctaaaaggACCCAGCATCAAGGTTTGACTCATTAAGTCAAATCAACTCATTTCAGGTTAACTTTTTTTGAGTTTCAGGATCGACCCACTAAGCAGGCAGGTTTAATAACAGTGCCTAAATCAAGAAgatgaatttaaaaactaaCTTGAACTTAAATATGGAACTATCAGCGTAAATTTGGTCATTTTCCTTTTTACAAagggcaaaaaagaaaaggaaaagacagTATCTTGCCATACGGTCTAGAAAGCTTGTGCTAAAACAAAACGAAGCATTACATACTTACAACTTCAAAAGGGAAATCTATCAGGCAACCATGGCTTCTCTTAATGAACTGCTCTCTATTTTCCTGACGTGCAATCTGTTCTGGGGAGGAAGATCTGAAGCTACATCAGCATCAACTATAATCGAATCTTCTTCCTTGAAATCTCCCTTCAAGACTCCCATTGCAATTTCATTCTCAACCAACTGCTGTATCACACGCTTCACTGGTCGTGCTCCGAAGTTCGGGTCAAAGCCCAGTTTCCCCAAAAGGTCGGTGGCTTCCTTGGTGTAATGCAGAtcgattttcttttgtttgagcCTCTCTTTCAGTCGATTCATCTAGCAACAGACAATGAAATGTTAGATCCTGATCAAAATAGTTTATGACacagttaaataaaaaacaaaatac
The Populus nigra chromosome 3, ddPopNigr1.1, whole genome shotgun sequence genome window above contains:
- the LOC133688211 gene encoding uncharacterized protein LOC133688211; amino-acid sequence: MAYRKRSPCHDARSRTYPKISQTQSGSRPVPKWEKEFCLRVGGMQWKDFLKAKKYILPTGKIMLWDDTEGKECFYNAKCRFWALKFGHARNYKIHYQNPDKYIDKIDWNSEVDPQLLMGLEAALEPVPYDDKEKNPVVSVEEIKPTGWDVCEDWQGPRCLTGLIVGDKEDGHCMGQQELANCSTIN